Proteins from a genomic interval of Lactococcus protaetiae:
- a CDS encoding ATP-binding protein: MIKFFHSIIFKGVAIHLLLFVILFVSQPEYNIAHFGSFFGYYLFSLLFVLFFVVQQHQALQNVSKQMDDIKNGNLSKNNPPKGDSEFTELYNKIQSLDENIARTQNNLENQRNQLDSILAYMIDGVIATDRRGNIIMCNKSALNYLNTTEPELMQKNIVDILDIANQYSFYDLLEKEPEITIETRISSNEFIALRIKFALFRRESGFISGIIAVLHDMTEQDKAERERRLFVSNVSHELRTPLTSVKAYLEALEDGAIDDKEIATSFINVSLSETDRMIRMISDLLTLSRMDQDKIILNKEMINLVAFLNFQINRLDKILETDPNDFFTADFTIVRKFPDNPVWVEIDTDKIAQVIDNIVNNAFKYSPNGGTITISVETREKDVLISISDQGMGIPKSALPKIFDRFYRVDNESRNSKVGGTGLGLSIVHDIVKMHGGTIFATSSGSGQGTTFSFTLPYLPENNDVASDDWDEFSEE; encoded by the coding sequence ATGATTAAATTTTTTCACTCAATCATCTTTAAAGGAGTAGCTATTCATCTACTTCTTTTTGTCATTCTTTTTGTTAGTCAACCTGAGTATAATATTGCTCATTTTGGTTCTTTTTTTGGCTACTATCTTTTTTCTTTACTTTTCGTATTATTTTTTGTTGTTCAACAACATCAAGCACTCCAAAATGTCTCTAAACAAATGGATGACATCAAAAATGGAAACTTATCAAAGAATAACCCTCCAAAAGGAGACAGTGAATTTACTGAACTTTATAACAAAATTCAGAGTCTTGATGAAAATATTGCGCGTACTCAGAACAATTTAGAAAATCAAAGAAATCAGCTCGATAGTATTTTGGCATATATGATTGATGGCGTTATTGCTACTGATCGACGCGGAAATATCATCATGTGCAATAAGTCTGCTCTAAATTATCTCAATACAACCGAACCTGAGTTGATGCAAAAAAATATTGTTGACATTCTCGACATTGCCAATCAATATAGTTTTTATGATTTGCTAGAAAAAGAGCCTGAAATCACGATTGAAACTCGTATTTCAAGTAACGAATTTATTGCCTTGCGCATCAAATTCGCTCTTTTCCGCCGTGAATCTGGTTTTATTTCTGGTATTATCGCCGTTTTACATGATATGACTGAACAAGATAAAGCTGAACGTGAACGACGTTTATTCGTTTCAAATGTTTCGCATGAACTTAGAACTCCACTTACCTCAGTCAAAGCATATCTTGAAGCTCTTGAAGATGGAGCGATTGACGATAAAGAAATCGCAACCTCATTTATCAATGTTTCATTAAGTGAAACTGACCGAATGATTCGTATGATTTCTGACCTTCTGACACTCTCAAGAATGGACCAAGATAAAATTATACTAAACAAAGAGATGATTAACCTCGTTGCTTTCTTGAATTTTCAAATCAACCGCCTCGATAAAATTTTGGAAACCGACCCAAACGATTTTTTTACAGCAGATTTTACTATTGTACGCAAATTCCCAGATAATCCTGTTTGGGTTGAGATTGATACTGATAAGATTGCACAAGTCATTGATAATATTGTCAACAATGCTTTCAAGTACTCTCCAAATGGAGGAACAATTACAATTTCAGTAGAAACGCGTGAAAAAGATGTTCTAATTTCAATTTCTGACCAAGGAATGGGAATTCCAAAATCCGCTCTTCCTAAAATTTTTGACCGTTTTTATCGAGTAGATAATGAATCAAGAAACTCCAAGGTTGGAGGTACTGGTCTTGGACTCTCCATCGTTCATGACATCGTAAAAATGCACGGTGGGACAATCTTTGCCACTTCTTCTGGCAGCGGACAAGGAACAACTTTTAGTTTCACCCTTCCTTATTTACCAGAAAATAATGATGTCGCTTCCGATGATTGGGATGAATTTAGTGAAGAATGA
- the yycF gene encoding response regulator YycF, with protein sequence MKKILVVDDEKPISDIVKFNLTKEGFEVFTAFDGEAALEAFKEFQPDLILLDLMLPKIDGLDVAREIRKTSDTPIIMVSAKDSEFDKVIGLELGADDYVTKPFSNRELLARIKANLRRVNASPAESNDNVKKELTIGNLRINPTHYAAYKNDKQLDLTHREFELLYYLAQHLGEVITRESLLETVWGYDYFGDVRTVDVTVRRLREKVEDTPSRPQYVSTRRGVGYYMSNPHD encoded by the coding sequence ATGAAAAAAATCCTTGTTGTTGACGATGAAAAACCAATCTCTGACATCGTAAAATTTAATCTAACTAAAGAAGGCTTTGAAGTCTTTACAGCTTTCGACGGTGAAGCAGCGCTTGAAGCTTTCAAAGAATTTCAACCTGACCTTATCTTACTTGACCTCATGTTACCAAAAATTGATGGTCTTGATGTTGCTCGTGAAATTCGCAAAACTTCTGACACACCAATTATCATGGTTTCAGCAAAAGATAGTGAATTTGACAAAGTCATTGGTCTTGAACTCGGTGCAGATGATTACGTTACAAAACCATTTTCAAATCGTGAACTTTTAGCTCGTATTAAAGCTAACTTACGTCGTGTCAATGCTAGCCCTGCTGAGTCAAATGATAATGTCAAAAAAGAATTGACAATCGGAAACCTCCGCATCAACCCAACTCACTATGCTGCATACAAAAACGATAAACAACTTGACCTTACTCATCGCGAATTTGAGTTACTTTACTATCTTGCACAACATCTTGGTGAAGTTATTACTCGTGAAAGCCTCCTCGAAACTGTTTGGGGTTATGACTACTTTGGTGATGTTCGTACTGTTGACGTTACCGTTCGTCGCTTACGCGAAAAAGTTGAAGACACCCCAAGTCGCCCACAATATGTTTCAACACGTCGTGGTGTCGGCTATTACATGAGCAACCCACATGATTAA
- the tmk gene encoding dTMP kinase, whose translation MNGILITLEGPDGAGKTSVLKNILPELEKMKQEVVATREPGGVRIAEEIRQIILSTENREIDSKTELMLFAAARRLHMQEKMLPALREGKLVIVDRFIDSSVAYQGYGRGLGVEVVNWLNEFATDGLKPDLTLYFDIDTDLALARIMKNRSEEVNRLDLERAEMHRKVRQGYLEIVAKEPERFVKIDASQSLEKVATDALTAIKERFNSKF comes from the coding sequence ATGAATGGAATTTTAATCACCCTTGAGGGTCCAGATGGCGCTGGTAAAACAAGCGTTTTAAAAAATATCTTGCCTGAATTAGAGAAAATGAAGCAAGAGGTTGTCGCCACACGCGAACCTGGTGGTGTTCGTATTGCTGAGGAGATTCGCCAAATCATCTTGAGCACTGAAAATAGAGAGATCGACTCTAAAACAGAACTAATGTTATTTGCGGCTGCGCGCCGTTTACACATGCAAGAGAAAATGTTACCCGCTTTGCGAGAGGGTAAATTGGTTATTGTTGACCGATTTATTGATTCATCAGTAGCTTACCAAGGCTATGGACGTGGTTTGGGTGTTGAGGTGGTTAATTGGCTGAATGAATTTGCTACAGATGGCTTGAAACCTGATTTAACACTATATTTTGATATTGATACAGATCTTGCTCTTGCGCGTATTATGAAAAATCGTTCAGAAGAAGTTAATCGTTTGGATCTTGAGCGTGCAGAAATGCATCGCAAAGTTCGTCAGGGTTATCTTGAGATTGTAGCAAAAGAGCCTGAACGCTTTGTGAAGATTGATGCAAGTCAGTCTCTTGAAAAAGTGGCTACTGATGCATTAACGGCAATAAAAGAACGATTTAACAGCAAATTTTAA